Genomic segment of Parageobacillus genomosp. 1:
ACTTCCGGCATGACCCGTCCGACGATGTCGGCAATTTCGTTCATAAATGCCTGAACAGGACGGCCGTTATCCACTTGGCTTGCGATGTTTTTCAAGCGGGCATACAGGTCAGGGTCAGCAATGATAATGGCGTTAGCTCCATAAGGATCTTTTTGCAGCGCTTCGGCAACGGAATATTTAATCGTTCCCACCCGCGAAGCATCCATATTTGCATCGATATCAATGCCAACAATGGCGTATTTTCCGACCACAAGCACGGTCGCGTCGTTTACGTTTGGCACGCGGTCGGCTAAATTAGCGAGGCGGTGGGCAATGTTTTGGCCTGTCTTGTTCGTTATTTTTTCATTTGTCGAGTTTTTGACACGGACAAGCGAGCGTTCCGTGTCCTTGGCACGCTCATCATTTCCTATATTACATCCGCCCAATAGGCAAATGCATAAGGCAACCAACAAACACCGGATCCAGTTCATCATTTGCACACCTCTATCTCATTTTTTTACTTTATTTTGCAAACATTCTTCTATCTTTATGCATTTTTTCATATCTTATATAACAACCATTCCCGTCCAGGAAAGTAAAAAATGAAAAATGGGGAGAGTGGTAATTTGGGAAAAAAAATATATGTATTAGATACAAATGTGCTGCTGCAAGATCCATATTCCATCTTTTCATTTGAAGATAATGAGGTGGTCATTCCGGCGGTCGTGCTCGAGGAAGTCGATTCGAAAAAAAGGTACATGGATGAAGTTGGCAGAAACGCCCGGCAAGTATCGAAGCTGATCGACCGTCTGCGCGAAAACGGAAAGCTGCATGAAAAAATTCCGCTCGAAAACGGCGGAGTGCTGCGCATTGAATTAAATCATCGTTCTTTTCAGCAACTGCAGGAAATTTTTGTAGAAAAAACAAATGACAACCGCATTTTAGCGGTAGCAAAAAACTTATCTCTCGAGGAACAAGCAAAAGAAAATGGCCGTTCTGTTATTTTAGTCAGCAAGGATGCGCTTGTGCGCGTGAAGGCAGATGCAATTGGATTGCAGGCAGAAGATTTTTTAAGCGACCGTGTTGTCGATGTCGACCATATTTATACTGGTTTTCTCGAGTTATACATAGGGACAGAGCACCTGCAGCGGTTTTATGAAAAAGGAGAACTCGTTTTAGCCGACATTGCCAATCATCCTTTTTACCCAAACCAATTTATCATTATGAAAGATGCATTTGGCGGTTCCGCCTCTGCCATAGGCATTGTCGATCACAGCGGCAAAAAAGTGAAAAAGCTTGTGTTTCACTATGAACATATATGGGGGATTCGTCCGCGCAACGTGCAGCAAACGATGGCGTTTGAACTGCTTATGCGCGATGACATCCAGCTTGTCACCTTGATTGGCAAAGCGGGAACGGGAAAAACGCTGCTTGCTCTTGCGGCGGGATTGATGCAGACGGAAGATTTACGCACGTATAAAAAGCTGCTTGTCGCTAGGCCAATCGTCCCCATGGGAAAAGATATCGGCTTTTTGCCGGGGGAAAAAGAAGAAAAGCTGCGTCCATGGATGCAGCCGATTTTCGATAATTTAGAATACTTATTTAACACAAAAAAACCAGGGGAATTAGATGCGATTTTGGCGGGAATGGGTTCGATTGAAGTAGAAGCGCTCACCTATATACGCGGTCGCAGTCTGCCGGAGCAGTTTATTATTATTGATGAGGCACAAAATTTAACGAAACACGAAATAAAAACGATTTTAACGCGTGTCGGCGAGAAAAGTAAAATTGTTTTGATGGGCGATCCGGAGCAAATTGATCACCCATATTTGGATGAATACAACAATGGTCTCACGTACGTCGTGGAGAAATTTAAAGACCAGAAAATCGCCGGGCACGTCCGTCTGATCAAAGGAGAGCGCTCGGCATTGGCGCAGCTTGCTGCGGATATATTGTAAAAAAGTTGGATGTCCCGCATCGCGGGACATCCAGCCTTAACGGACAACAAAGCGGCGGACATGGGTAATTGGCGCTTCGCGGTTGGAACCGTCGCCAAAATAAAAATGTACGGGCCCGTCTTCTCGCAGCGGTTTTCCCTCTTTGGAAAAGCCGAGAATCGCTTCATAAGCTTGTTCAAGCGAAATCGTTATTTCGCCATGCTCGGTTACGATTGTCAGCTCTTTTGCATCCGGTAGCGGCTCCGCATTGCGCAAAAAGGGAGCGAGCGGCATTGCAAACGTCCCTGTAATGATTTTTTCCTTCAAAAAGCGTTTTTCTGTGTTTAACGTTGGCGGAAAAACGGCACCTTCCTGGATTTCTCGGTCCCAAAAAGCAGATAACTTTTTGATTTCCTCTTCTTCTTCCTGTTGTTCATGTTGCTGCCCATGGGAAGGGTTTAAAAAGTATGTGTCTAAATCTATTTTACGGTCATCAAAAATCCATACTCCCGGATCCAACGTAATGGTAAACTTTACATTTCCTGTTATAAGAATAATATCGTTCATTTTCGATCCTCTCCTCTACATCAGCTGCTGTTTTTTAGTATAATGGTAAATGGATAGTTTGTCATGTGCAAGGTATGTTCATATTTTTTCCTATCTATGAGGAGAAGGTTTACGATTGACGCTCAAGGCAGTTCATTCGCTTCGATAATCACAATTGACAAGTGTTTCAACTTGCAAAATTGCCCGTTTCACGTTAAGATTTAAAGAAGGATTAGGGGAGAACGGAGGGATCGATGTGGCAGACGAGGCCATTAACTATCGTGAAAAAGCGTACGCGCTCCTGCAAGCGGATGCCGATAAAATTGTAAAGTTAATTCAAGTGCAAATGGATAATTTGACAATGCCGCAATGTCCACTCTATGAAGAAGTGCTGGATACGCAAATGTTCGGTTTATCACGGGAAATTGATTTTGCCGTTCGCCTCGGTCTGGTGGACGAGAAGGAAGGCAAAGCGCTGCTTGACCGGCTCGAACGCGAGCTTTCCGCATTGCATGAGGCGGTAACAAAAAAGCGCGTACGATAAAAATAAATCATTAACTCAAACGGTTGGCAAACACAATCGTTTGAGTTTTTCTGTTTTTAAGAAGGAAAACAACGGGCAATTACGAATGATTTTAATGTACATACTAGCAAATAAGGAAGAGGAATGATGGATAAGGAACTCATTAAAAAGGTGCTAAAATGTTACGACTATCCGCTGATTATCGCAGTTGTGATGCTGTCGCTGTTCGGTTTGATCATGGTCTATAGTTCGAGCATGATCGCTGCGGTCATTCGCTTTGAAGTGCCGAGCGACTATTTTTACGAGCGGCAAAAGCTATGGCTTGTTATAGCATTTATCGGATTTTTCATCACACTGCTTGTTCCTTATAAAGTATGGGCGAAGGAAAAATTAGTGAAATGGATCTTTTTTGTCTCCCCGCTCCTGTTAATCGCGGTGGCGTTTCTTGGACATACGGCGAACAACGCGACAAGCTGGTTTCGGGTCGGCATGTTAAGCATACAGCCAGCCGAACTGGTGAAGCTCGGGCTGATCGTTTACTTAGCGTCAGCATTTGCCAATAAACAAAAAAGATTATCCCAGCCTGTAAAAAGCAATTTATTTCCGATTTACTATACGTTGTTTATCTGTTTTTTAATTGCGATTCAGCCCGATTTTGGCACAGCGCTGATTGTATTGGCGATCGCTTCATGTTTAATTTTGTCATCAGGGCTGCGGCTTCGTTTGTTGTTTAAGCAGCTGCTGTTCTTTACGCTTATATTCATTGTCATGTCCCCAATTATTATCCCAGTCCTTGGTGATAAAATTTTTTCTAAGGAGCGGATGTCACGGATTTATAGTTTTTTAGATCCGTTTAAATATGCCAATGACGAGGGGTTCCAACTCGTTAATTCGTATTTGGCAATTGGATTAGGAGGAATAAAAGGATTAGGACTAGGAAAAAGCATTCAAAAATACGGATATTTGCCTGAGTCGCATACCGATTTCATTATGTCGATTATCTCGGAAGAATTAGGTCTTTTTGGTGTAGTGTTTACCTTGGGGATTTTAGCATTTATCGTATTGCGGGGATTATGGATTGCACGAAAATGCAACGATGCGTTCGGCAGTCTGCTTGCGATTGGTATTTCGGTGATGATCGGGATTCAAACGTTTATTAATGTTGGCGGTGTAGTCGGAGTCATTCCGATTACCGGGGTTCCGCTGCCGCTCGTTAGTTATGGCGGTTCTTCGCTGATTTTGTTTATGACTTCGCTTGGAATGCTTGTCAATATCTCGATGTTTACGAAATACGAAGATTATAAAAGAAAGGCAAAGACAGTGCAAAAATTGCAAAAAAAAGGTCTGACTTTTTAGAGAACATATTTACAAAAAGCGAAAACCGTTATAGTTTTATTAGAAAGGAGGAGAGGAGAAACATATGAAAATGCGTCGAATTAACAAAGTACTTGTCGCCAATCGTGGAGAAATTGCGATTCGTGTCTTCCGTGCCTGCACGGAGCTTGGCATTCGTACCGTGGCGATTTACTCGAAGGAAGACACTGGTTCTTATCATCGTTATAAAGCGGATGAAGCGTATTTAGTCGGCGAAGGGAAAAAACCGATTGAAGCCTATCTAGATATCGAGGGCATTATTGAAATTGCTAAAGCCCACGATGTCGATGCAATTCATCCAGGCTACGGATTTCTTTCGGAAAATATTCAATTCGCCAAACGATGCCGAGAAGAAGGGATTATTTTTATCGGCCCGAATGAAGAGCATTTAGATATGTTCGGCGATAAAGTAAAAGCCCGCCATCAGGCGGAATTAGCTGGGATTCCGGTCATTCCGGGAAGCGACGGGCCGGTGCATAGTCTTGAAGAGGTCGTGCGCTTTGCGGACACGTATGGATATCCGATCATTATTAAAGCGGCCTTAGGCGGCGGCGGCCGCGGCATGCGCATCGTCCGGTCGAAATCGGAAGTAAAAGAAGCGTTCGAGCGCGCCAAATCGGAAGCGAAAGCGGCGTTTGGCAGCGATGATGTATACGTGGAAAAATTGATTGAAAAACCGAAACATATTGAAGTGCAAATTTTAGGAGATTACGAAGGAAATATCGTCCACCTTTAT
This window contains:
- a CDS encoding YhcN/YlaJ family sporulation lipoprotein encodes the protein MNWIRCLLVALCICLLGGCNIGNDERAKDTERSLVRVKNSTNEKITNKTGQNIAHRLANLADRVPNVNDATVLVVGKYAIVGIDIDANMDASRVGTIKYSVAEALQKDPYGANAIIIADPDLYARLKNIASQVDNGRPVQAFMNEIADIVGRVMPEVPSDLLETTPPEPTDENDSQLNKKEEQQLHHRQEKQSNEYLNK
- a CDS encoding FtsW/RodA/SpoVE family cell cycle protein, with amino-acid sequence MDKELIKKVLKCYDYPLIIAVVMLSLFGLIMVYSSSMIAAVIRFEVPSDYFYERQKLWLVIAFIGFFITLLVPYKVWAKEKLVKWIFFVSPLLLIAVAFLGHTANNATSWFRVGMLSIQPAELVKLGLIVYLASAFANKQKRLSQPVKSNLFPIYYTLFICFLIAIQPDFGTALIVLAIASCLILSSGLRLRLLFKQLLFFTLIFIVMSPIIIPVLGDKIFSKERMSRIYSFLDPFKYANDEGFQLVNSYLAIGLGGIKGLGLGKSIQKYGYLPESHTDFIMSIISEELGLFGVVFTLGILAFIVLRGLWIARKCNDAFGSLLAIGISVMIGIQTFINVGGVVGVIPITGVPLPLVSYGGSSLILFMTSLGMLVNISMFTKYEDYKRKAKTVQKLQKKGLTF
- a CDS encoding PhoH family protein → MGKKIYVLDTNVLLQDPYSIFSFEDNEVVIPAVVLEEVDSKKRYMDEVGRNARQVSKLIDRLRENGKLHEKIPLENGGVLRIELNHRSFQQLQEIFVEKTNDNRILAVAKNLSLEEQAKENGRSVILVSKDALVRVKADAIGLQAEDFLSDRVVDVDHIYTGFLELYIGTEHLQRFYEKGELVLADIANHPFYPNQFIIMKDAFGGSASAIGIVDHSGKKVKKLVFHYEHIWGIRPRNVQQTMAFELLMRDDIQLVTLIGKAGTGKTLLALAAGLMQTEDLRTYKKLLVARPIVPMGKDIGFLPGEKEEKLRPWMQPIFDNLEYLFNTKKPGELDAILAGMGSIEVEALTYIRGRSLPEQFIIIDEAQNLTKHEIKTILTRVGEKSKIVLMGDPEQIDHPYLDEYNNGLTYVVEKFKDQKIAGHVRLIKGERSALAQLAADIL
- a CDS encoding YlaN family protein, coding for MDVADEAINYREKAYALLQADADKIVKLIQVQMDNLTMPQCPLYEEVLDTQMFGLSREIDFAVRLGLVDEKEGKALLDRLERELSALHEAVTKKRVR